One genomic segment of Desulfocapsa sulfexigens DSM 10523 includes these proteins:
- the mltA gene encoding murein transglycosylase A, producing MIRKHSTSFFILLSVLLLLLNSCAKAPLNKVSPADTPPLIDDSNLNHLLTAAVRHLHYLNKLPNDTSFTFGSDRYPVSWIRESMTSFIDILKLDPTRDELGRIISENFTLYQAGGRKDSHQGKMLITGYYEPFLKGSLKREAPYLYPLYSPPQSLVQVKDPASGTPLYKRRNEKGQLIPYWSRKEIEENGVAKGSELVYLNNPIDAFILHVQGSGKIQLQDGSVRSIHYAASNGLEYFSIGKLLVDQGKMSLEEASIPSIRAYLRQHPEEQEDILNHNSKFIFFNWAPDGDPVGSLGEPLVAGRSIAVDPEVLPQTTLAFLISRKPVLDKAGTITEWIPMHRFVFPQDTGSAIKGAGRADLYWGSGNYAKAAAGSMKEEGTLYFMIKNNFENPDE from the coding sequence ATGATCAGAAAACATAGCACCTCTTTTTTTATTCTGCTTTCAGTTTTACTCCTCTTGTTAAATAGCTGCGCTAAAGCACCACTCAACAAAGTCTCTCCTGCAGACACTCCCCCGCTTATTGACGATTCAAACCTTAACCATCTGCTTACTGCAGCAGTGCGCCATCTACACTACCTGAATAAACTTCCCAACGACACCTCATTTACCTTCGGATCCGACAGATATCCCGTTTCCTGGATCAGAGAATCCATGACATCCTTTATTGATATCCTGAAACTGGACCCGACCAGAGACGAACTCGGTCGAATAATCAGTGAGAATTTTACGCTTTATCAGGCGGGCGGAAGAAAAGATTCTCATCAGGGTAAGATGCTGATCACGGGCTACTATGAACCTTTCCTCAAGGGAAGCCTCAAGAGAGAGGCACCCTACCTCTACCCCTTATACAGCCCTCCTCAATCCCTCGTTCAAGTAAAAGATCCCGCCAGTGGAACCCCGTTGTATAAACGAAGAAATGAAAAGGGGCAGCTCATTCCCTACTGGAGCCGAAAAGAGATTGAAGAAAATGGAGTAGCGAAGGGCAGCGAACTGGTCTACCTGAATAACCCGATCGATGCATTTATTCTCCACGTTCAAGGATCCGGAAAAATCCAACTGCAGGATGGTTCGGTTCGTTCCATCCACTACGCTGCCTCCAATGGTCTTGAATATTTCTCAATTGGCAAATTACTTGTGGATCAGGGAAAGATGAGCCTTGAAGAGGCCTCCATCCCCTCCATTCGCGCCTACCTCCGCCAGCACCCAGAAGAGCAGGAAGATATTCTCAATCACAACAGCAAATTCATTTTCTTCAACTGGGCTCCCGATGGTGACCCAGTAGGAAGCCTTGGCGAACCCCTCGTTGCAGGACGCTCCATTGCAGTTGATCCTGAAGTTCTCCCGCAGACGACCCTGGCTTTTCTCATCAGTCGTAAACCAGTGCTGGACAAAGCTGGAACAATTACAGAGTGGATCCCCATGCACCGTTTTGTCTTTCCTCAAGACACCGGATCAGCGATCAAAGGCGCTGGGCGTGCAGATCTCTACTGGGGCAGTGGCAACTACGCAAAAGCCGCAGCCGGCAGTATGAAAGAAGAAGGAACACTCTACTTTATGATTAAAAATAATTTCGAAAACCCGGACGAATAA
- a CDS encoding class I SAM-dependent methyltransferase translates to MKKQWQVNSAVFHARAEEYDSWFDNSLLFDIETAAIAALSGSPKQPSLEIGVGPGRFASHFGSNFGIDPARGPLLFAKSRAIAVCQAIGEALPFSSKSMNRVSLFFTLCFVQNPGEVFRESHRVLQENGFLLLGFVPSTGAWGKNLQQKKEEGHPFYKHARFFTIEEIKTLLTDEGFVPGESVSILYQTPGNVTQMELPQPGMDKEAGFIVLRSTKSYNR, encoded by the coding sequence GTGAAGAAACAGTGGCAGGTAAACTCCGCCGTGTTTCATGCACGGGCAGAGGAGTATGACAGCTGGTTTGATAACAGCCTGCTCTTTGATATTGAGACTGCAGCTATTGCAGCACTGTCTGGTTCTCCCAAACAGCCATCTCTTGAGATCGGTGTGGGCCCCGGTCGCTTTGCATCGCATTTTGGTTCGAACTTTGGAATTGATCCTGCCCGAGGGCCTCTCCTTTTCGCAAAATCAAGAGCCATTGCTGTCTGCCAGGCAATCGGGGAAGCACTTCCTTTTTCCAGCAAATCAATGAACAGGGTATCACTTTTTTTCACTCTCTGTTTTGTCCAGAATCCTGGGGAAGTTTTTCGCGAATCCCATCGAGTACTCCAGGAGAACGGCTTTCTGCTCCTGGGGTTTGTGCCCTCAACGGGAGCCTGGGGAAAAAACCTGCAGCAAAAAAAAGAAGAGGGGCATCCTTTTTATAAACATGCCCGTTTTTTCACCATTGAAGAAATTAAAACACTTCTTACAGATGAGGGATTTGTTCCAGGGGAATCTGTTTCAATCCTTTACCAAACACCAGGGAATGTGACTCAAATGGAATTACCACAGCCGGGTATGGATAAAGAGGCCGGCTTTATTGTGCTTCGCTCCACAAAAAGTTATAACAGATAA